The following is a genomic window from Lysinibacillus sp. G4S2.
AGGTTCCATGAGATGACTAAGACTTTACAGAAGAGGTACAAGGGATACGAGGCTAAACTGTATAAGATACAGAACATGGTTTTTGTCCCTATCCATGCACAACGATGGGGAAAGACACTATGTTTTTCACAAATAATTTGTAATTTTACAGTCGAAGGAAGAGCAAAAATTCATAATAGCCTAAAGGCTATCAATAAAAATACTCTTTCTCACATCATGAGAAACTACATTCCAAATAGATCTATTGAGTACAACGACAACAGAATCAGTAAGTTCATTGCCCAGTATGGCAAATGCGCCATTTTAGGTGAAGAATTAGGTATTAATGATTGGCATTGTCATCATATTAATCCGTTTAACATTTCAAAAGATGATAGTTATTCGAACTTAATAATTTTGAATAAGGCTATACATCAACTTATACATTTGAAAGACCAGGCAAAAATTAAAACGCTCTTAAAAGCTGTAAAGCTTTCGAATAAGCAAATAGTAAAAGTAAATAATTTACGACTGAAATGTAACAATGAAATAATCTAATAATGGAAGAAAAGCACTCGTCTGCTTAAGATATAGAAAGAATAAATTGGATTAGTTGGAACGCCGTATGCGATGAAAGTCGCACGTACGGTGTGAACAGGGGGAAAAGCTGGCGATAACTTCAAAAGCTTACCTATCTGTATCAAACACCTGAAATTAAAATGATAACATTCGTTATTTTGGGTATTGCATTTATAGTTGTTGTACTATTTCAATTGATTTTTCTTTTTTTGTTAGAAAAAGTACAAATGAAAATTTAACAAAAAGACTATCGTGACTCAACGTTGGTCTTTGTTTATTCTTGTAAGCCACTAAAATCAGTGGCTTTTTTATATGTACTAATGTAAGGATTTTCTATAAAATGAAATTACATAATTCTGTAAGGAGTGCATGACATGGATACAATAGCAGAAACAATAAAATTTGCAGGCTTTGGAAAGAAGAAAGCAATGGCTAATCAAATTCAAATGTTTGATGATAGACTAACGGATCAAGGCGAAACATTACTCGCTGTATGTGCATCTATTAAAGGTACAAAACAGCTTTATGTCACTGACCAACGAATCATATTACATGAAACCAAAGGCATCATATTCAACGATGAAAAAAGCATTCCTTTGCAATCTATCAGTAGTATCAATATTTCAAATACGCTCATTTCCTCCACTTTGAAAATAGTATCTACGGGAAACAAAGCTATCATTGAGGATGTACCACAGAATATTGCACTTGAGATTAAGAATGCTATTGAGAACCTGAAAAAAGATTTTAAAACAAAGTCTACTAAAAAGGAAAAGGACATGTATGATATTGGTGATGAAATTCGCGAATTAAAGGCTTTATTAGAGGATGGGATATTAACGCAAGAAGAATTTGACGCGAAGAAAAAGCAATTGTTAGGAATATAAAAATGACCAGGTACTCAGTATTTAATGAGCGCCTGGTCTATAAATTAATTATTTTTGTAAAGTAAGTGTCCCTTGATAATAATATCCGTGTTCATCAAAGGACTTATAAAATATATAACCCTTGTAAACATGGTCAGCATAAGGCGGATACTGACCAATTACTTCTGTATGATAAACCGACCCTCCTTGATAGCCTTTAAAAAGTTTACCAAATTCCCTTGTATCCGCCACAGCATTATAAGTTAATGCTTCTGTTTCTTGTTCTGTAGAATAATTAATTGATTCAGGTAAGTTCGAAGGATCAACTTCCTGTGCTGAAGAACTTAATGCTCCTGGAAAAACTAGAGCCCCACAAACAATTAAACCAGTAAGTATTTTAGGTATTTTCATATAAATGTACTCCTTTTGTTATATAGTTTATTTCTACTTAGTTGTATGAATGCTATAGCAAATCTACTTACTCTCGAGTTAATTTAATCCTATCATTACCAAAACAACCATTTCAATGGTAATTTAGTGTCATTTTTTGGCGGTATTAAAACGCTATTTTGGCGGTATAATTCTAAAATATGATAAATCATGATAAATCACGCCACATCACGCCATAAGCAACACCAATTTTTTGGAGCGATATTTTCTTTTCATAGTTCAAAAGTTTCGTTTGTTTCATGTTTTTCACAGAATATTTGACATTTATATTCAGAAACTAATCTTTTTTTATTTATTATTTTCGAGTATTACTTTCACAAATCTTTCATTTTTATACCATTAATAATCATAAGTAAAAAAGACCAGCTCGGCTAAATTTAGCTTTGCTGATCTTAACTATCATGCAGCTACAACATTTGCAACTTGTGCAAGTTTAGCTGTTTTAATTTTATTTGCACCGGCTTGTGCTGTAGCCATTCCAGTAAAAGTACCTGTCTTAACTCGCCATTTAGCACCATCCGGCTCGATGTATGCCACCCAACCAAAACGGTGTTTAAGTACATCTTGTGTATTTTCTGCAGCTTGTTTTGTAGCGTATGTTCCAGTAAGTACGCGGTATTTATTATTGTCTGCAATAGGTGCAGGTTGTTGCACATCGCCACTCGCATTTTTAATCATTGTAATAAATTGTGACCATGAAATTTTACCTTCACGCATGTTTCGAGGACAGTTTTTACCACTGAAATGATTGTGTTGAACAACGTTGCCGATTGAGATGCCTTCATCCTTCATGATTTTTGCAACTAATTCAGCGGCATTCTGCATAGCTTTTAAATAATTACCATCAGCATTTACACAAATTTCAACTTGAATGCCTTCATTGTTTCCTTTATTACTTCCTGCAGCCCAACATCTCCAAACATGTTCAAATGATTGTACAGCTTCTTTGTCGTCCACAGTATAATGCCAAGATGCTGAGCGACTATTGCCATTGGATTGTAAACGTGCATGTGCGTCTGCATCGGCTCCTGAACGGGTATTATCTGTTTCATGAACAACGATATATTTTTTAACGTTACCTTTCCCATAAGTCACCTTGTTTGCTTGTACATCAGTTACTAATTTTTTGCGAATAGAAGTCATTTTGTATTCCCCTCTCCTGATTGATCCTTTACAATCGCTAAAATATTTTTAATAAAATTCGGTGTAGGCAAGCCCATCTTCGTACCGTTTTCTGTGATAGAAATAAATTCGAGTACACAGAATGCAATGGCTGCCCCATCACCTGCGTACTCGATACCCGGAATCACTAATGCCAGTAAATACACTGAACCAACTAGCATTAAGTAATAAATTTTTCGTATGATACCATTGAATCCGACACGGCTGTTCAAGTTACGATTTACAATACCACCCATAATTCCTGTGAGGTAGTCAATAGCCATGAAACCAATTAATACAGTAACAGCCATACCTAGACCGTCAACTGAATATGACACTAACGTGCCAATTGCTCCACTTACTGCAGCAACCCATTTTTCCATTAGAACACTTCCCTTTTTGCAATATAAAAGCCTTCCACAGATAATTGTGGAAGGCTGAATATAAATATTATTTGTTTGTTTTCTCTGTAAGAATCAGAGTCATTACTAATACGATACTTATCAATCCTATATTCATAAATATATATAATCTTTGAATGATAGGATACCCAGATATTTGAGCTATTAAAAAAGTAATCAAACTTAATGCAGCTATAGCCACTGTTGATTCTGTCAAACTACCTCTAATCTCTTTCTTCTCAATAAAACCTATTGAAAGTGCTCCAATTCCGACTGCTATAGCTACATTTAATTGTGAAAGCGTAACTAAAACATTTTTTAATTCATCATTTTTTACATCAATTGCTGCGTATATTGCAAAGAAATTCAAAGCTAAAATTGCAAAAATTTTAGCAACTCTATTTTTGGTCATACAAATTCCTCCTATTGTGTATTTAAATACTAATACGGAAGAACTAGTAAAAGAGTTTCATTTTATTGTATATAACTAACTATAAAACTATCATTTTCATTTTATCACTAATAACGCTAAGCTTATGCCTGCGTTTGCTGTTCGTCCATTTGAGTAAGTAACCCTGTGTATTCATCATCTTTTAGCTGATTATTAGCATAAAAAACATTTACTTTATTCAACATAGCTTCATGCTCATAGCGTTTACGCTCAATTAAAAATTTACATAATTCATAGACTGTCACCTTAGTTTCCTCCTAATAATTCACTTTTTGATACCAAGTATTCTGTGTTTAAAAGCATTTGTGCCTGCATTTCTTCAACAGTAGGTTGCGGTTCAATTGGCTCAGGTGCTACAGGTGCAGTGAAATCACCTGTCTTAGCATCGTACGTACTACCTAGTTCTACATCTTTGTCATTGACTAAAATCATATTATCAGCAACAACTTCTCCACTTAAATAACTAATACCTTCTACTACGTTATTGATGTTTAACTGTGCATATTTAAACATATATTCACACCCTTAATAAAATTCTACTACTTGCCACGAAATTTTAGTGCCCCCATATATATATGAATTAGGAAATCCTATAGTTATAGATGTAGCTGTAACATTTTCAATGTAAGGCGCATAAACACTGCTTGATCCAGCAACAGAACCACCATAATCAATAGTTACTGAGGCCTTAGCAGGATTTATGGAATTAATTGTAGCTGTAAATGTTTTCACCTCTGAGGTATGTGGTAAACTTAATACCCCTCGCTGCACACTCTTGACCGCACGCCCGTTTATCAGAGAATCCACTTTTGTATTTATCGAGTTTACAGTGCTATCAGTACCAGCGGTTCTA
Proteins encoded in this region:
- a CDS encoding PH domain-containing protein, whose product is MDTIAETIKFAGFGKKKAMANQIQMFDDRLTDQGETLLAVCASIKGTKQLYVTDQRIILHETKGIIFNDEKSIPLQSISSINISNTLISSTLKIVSTGNKAIIEDVPQNIALEIKNAIENLKKDFKTKSTKKEKDMYDIGDEIRELKALLEDGILTQEEFDAKKKQLLGI
- a CDS encoding phage holin family protein; the protein is MEKWVAAVSGAIGTLVSYSVDGLGMAVTVLIGFMAIDYLTGIMGGIVNRNLNSRVGFNGIIRKIYYLMLVGSVYLLALVIPGIEYAGDGAAIAFCVLEFISITENGTKMGLPTPNFIKNILAIVKDQSGEGNTK
- a CDS encoding peptidoglycan recognition family protein, with the translated sequence MTSIRKKLVTDVQANKVTYGKGNVKKYIVVHETDNTRSGADADAHARLQSNGNSRSASWHYTVDDKEAVQSFEHVWRCWAAGSNKGNNEGIQVEICVNADGNYLKAMQNAAELVAKIMKDEGISIGNVVQHNHFSGKNCPRNMREGKISWSQFITMIKNASGDVQQPAPIADNNKYRVLTGTYATKQAAENTQDVLKHRFGWVAYIEPDGAKWRVKTGTFTGMATAQAGANKIKTAKLAQVANVVAA